A section of the Naumovozyma dairenensis CBS 421 chromosome 5, complete genome genome encodes:
- the PEX13 gene encoding peroxin PEX13 (similar to Saccharomyces cerevisiae PEX13 (YLR191W); ancestral locus Anc_7.365), with protein sequence MTSIPRPKPWETKAYDIDSGSEFPTVIPREGTGNSNNNNNTANININDGTHRGDDNDNDNDNENTPLSLPERPSSLMTNVNGNNNPNHNSGYNNNMYDGGMTNNNNMNLMNSTSYLPYGYGNSSFNNSYGYGAGTSGIGGGYGYGYNNNMGGILGGNSGYGYGYDGGMGGRISNDIGESTRATFQLIESIIGTVTGFAQMLESSYLATHNSFFTMVSVAEQFSYLKDSLGSFFGIFTIMKVLKKLLYFITKGKLGNSITKNKRQRSLLDEFNKFADGNDDHQVRGANGQFEQTKKRGRKISMKPLIIFLMGVFGFPFLLNKFIENVNKNNSRRLSGGRGRYGNLRGQGGREDDEEGYEDGSGMSIDPNNLEFARAKYKFVPENPEMELQLSKGDLMAIISKQDPLGRDSEWWKVRTKNGDMGYVPYNYLEIIKRVAKDRRPIEDV encoded by the coding sequence ATGACATCGATTCCAAGACCCAAACCATGGGAAACAAAAGCATATGATATAGATTCAGGTAGCGAATTCCCTACTGTAATACCGCGTGAGGGAACTGGGAATagcaataacaataataatactgctaatattaatattaatgacGGGACACATAGAGgagatgataatgataatgataatgataatgagaATACACCATTAAGTTTACCAGAGAGACCATCGAGTTTGATGACGAATGtgaatggtaataataatccgAATCATAATAGTGgatataacaataatatgTATGATGGTGGTATgaccaataataataatatgaatCTTATGAACAGTACATCTTATTTACCTTATGGATACGGTAATTCAAGTTTTAATAATAGCTATGGATACGGCGCTGGTACCAGTGGTATTGGTGGTGGATATGGTTATGgatacaataataatatgggTGGAATTTTAGGAGGCAATAGTGGATACGGATATGGGTATGATGGAGGTATGGGAGGAAGGATTAGTAATGATATTGGTGAATCCACTAGAGCGACATtccaattaattgaaaGTATAATTGGCACAGTTACCGGGTTTGCTCAAATGTTAGAATCAAGTTATTTAGCTACAcataattcatttttcacCATGGTATCAGTTGCTGAGCAATTTAgttatttgaaagatagTTTAGGATCCTTTTTTGGTATTTTCACGATAATGAAAGTTTTGAAGAAGCTTCTTTATTTCATTACTAAAGGCAAATTAGGTAACTCGATAACGAAAAACAAAAGGCAAAGATCGTTActtgatgaatttaataaatttgctGATGGTAATGATGATCATCAAGTGAGAGGAGCAAATGGTCAATTtgaacaaacaaaaaaaagaggaAGGAAAATCTCAATGAAaccattaataatatttttaatggGAGTATTTGGCTTCCCctttttattaaataaattcattgagaatgtcaataaaaataatagtcGTAGACTTAGTGGTGGAAGAGGAAGATATGGGAATTTGAGAGGGCAAGGGGGAAGAGAAGACGATGAGGAGGGATATGAAGATGGAAGTGGTATGAGTATAGATCctaataatttagaattTGCTCGAGccaaatataaatttgTTCCAGAGAATCCTGAAATGGAACTTCAATTAAGTAAAGGAGATTTAATGGCAATAATAAGTAAACAAGATCCACTTGGTAGAGATTCTGAATGGTGGAAAGTACGTACTAAGAACGGCGATATGGGGTATGTTCCGTACAATTATTTAGAAATTATCAAGAGAGTTGCGAAAGACAGGCGACCTATTGAAGATGTATAA
- the MMR1 gene encoding Mmr1p (similar to Saccharomyces cerevisiae MMR1 (YLR190W); ancestral locus Anc_7.366), whose translation MNTPPLKPFQLSPSLSPISLCLDDPNNNAINNNGPAGFKHLLASPTKLKLDSSLFYRTSLSKLNEINFSGTSTTTSQLQERRKSDTFLPNSPVMLPLFSNNNNPTHGASATANNNANKPTMFKREYFSPATKHSNTTNISKASLPLLSALMKGSIVTNSSPTVEPSTRAIENDSIGTKSNNTNGLKSKSKSKLTIKESLEQFQQKLESSFKDRQPLSTPIHMEQHSEITNERESNTSERTNNDDIRDVKQQQIVTEINEPSSTISSSSLLPLQMEPTYERDTLNPLYSDYLKEAIPEKPNVNVYRGNSMRMSSTATTLYTPLEEQHENQIQQDLVDMNGFAKPYNTLSTHGNQLRNAGMNENIRSGYNNSKNRYSFISSTSTDYDIDWYDQVASQNGVNNGMMGNRMMRSSPVGMAMRGNSGSSNTNGRNSFINMNMNIDEISNGSEEKEVIDLKIKKLELEINELKLQNEKLINSISKKNLIEDKILLGFFSQQQQQRHNATNKKMKKSKKNTKKEKYSNESRSGSRGIDNTVETSKKETNDESMEMKLKEMEMQFRNYQKMLTDLTIEQKERKKKSTRAKCGDKNKNKSKSERPVSNQRKERLARISSRELKKIEEQNDSISDLNTSFTKITTSEGETNEAEEEEDLEYEDEYEYSDDEEEQEEVDQSLQSREYVDDSYFSEEEKKLNVTQEQLEDFRYNSQEIEPSSAEEDGDDHDDGYESEDEQLETQSRRIPTSSLSSGKTGFQLNFHVQPVHID comes from the coding sequence ATGAATACTCCACCTTTGAAACCCTTCCAATTATCACCATCTTTATCACCTATCTCACTATGCTTAGATGATCCAAATAACAACGCTATTAACAACAACGGTCCAGCCGGATTCAAACATTTATTAGCATCTCcaacaaaattgaaattggaTAGTTCTTTGTTTTATAGAACATCGTTGTCTAAATTAAACGAAATAAATTTTAGTGGGACTTCGACAACAACATCACAATTGCAAGAGAGAAGGAAATCGGATACGTTTTTACCGAATTCTCCTGTAATGCTCCCATTATtcagcaacaacaataatcCTACTCATGGTGCTAGTGCAACTGCTAACAACAATGCAAATAAACCTACAATGTTTAAACGtgaatatttttctccTGCTACCAAACATTCAAATACAACGAATATTTCGAAGGCTTCCTTACCATTACTTTCAGCGTTAATGAAAGGATCTATCGTTACGAACAGCTCACCTACAGTGGAACCGTCAACACGAGCTATAGAAAACGATTCAATCGGAACTAAATCCAACAATACAAACGGATTAAAATCTAAGTCTAAATCTAAGTTAACCATAAAGGAGAGTCTAGAGCAATTTCAACAAAAACTTGAATCGTCATTTAAAGATCGCCAACCTTTATCAACTCCAATACATATGGAACAACATAGCGAGATTACCAATGAAAGAGAGAGTAATACAAGTGAGAGaactaataatgatgatattagaGATGTGAAACAACAGCAAATTGTTACGGAAATAAATGAGCCATCTTCGACAAtatcatcgtcatcattgCTACCTTTACAGATGGAACCAACCTATGAAAGAGACACTTTAAATCCTTTATATTCTGATTATCTTAAGGAAGCCATTCCTGAAAAGCCTAATGTTAATGTTTATCGTGGCAATTCAATGAGAATGAGTTCCACAGCAACCACGTTATATACCCCATTAGAAGAACAACAtgaaaatcaaattcaacaagATTTAGTTGATATGAATGGCTTTGCCAAACCATATAATACACTTAGTACACATGGTAATCAATTAAGAAACGCTGGAATGAATGAGAATATTCGTAGCGgttataataatagtaaaaaCCGTTATAGTTTTATATCCTCTACTTCAACAGATTATGATATCGATTGGTATGATCAAGTTGCGTCACAAAATGGTGTTAACAATGGAATGATGGGTAATAGAATGATGAGGTCTTCTCCTGTTGGAATGGCAATGCGTGGGAATAGCGGCAGTAGCAACACTAATGGTAGAAATAGCTTTATtaatatgaatatgaatattgATGAGATCAGTAATGGCAGTGAAGAAAAGGAGGTCATTGACTTGaagattaagaaattagaattagagATTAATGAGttgaaattacaaaatgaaaaattgattaattcaatttctaagaaaaatttaattgaagataAGATATTATTAGGTTTTTTTagtcaacaacaacagcaacgACATAATGCGACGAAtaaaaagatgaagaaaagtAAGAAGAATAcgaagaaagaaaaatactCTAACGAATCAAGATCTGGGTCAAGAGGTATTGATAATACTGTAGAGACATCAAAGAAGGAAACGAATGATGAATCCATGGAAATGAAGCtgaaagaaatggaaatgCAATTCAGAAATTACCAGAAAATGTTGACAGACCTGACTATTGAACAAAAAGAgaggaaaaagaagagCACCAGAGCAAAATGTGGGGacaagaataaaaataaaagtaaaagTGAAAGGCCTGTTTCAAATCAAAGGAAAGAAAGGTTAGCCCGAATTTCTAGCAGAgagttgaaaaaaattgaagaacaaaatgattcaatttctgATTTAAATACGAGTTTTACTAAGATAACAACGTCGGAGGGAGAAACTAACGAAgcagaagaagaggaagacTTAGAATATGAGGATGAATATGAGTattctgatgatgaagaagaacaagaggAAGTAGACCAGAGTCTTCAATCTAGAGAATACGTTGATGACTCTTATTTCTCGGAGGAggagaaaaaattgaatgtAACACAAGAACAGCTGGAAGATTTCCGTTATAACAGTCAAGAAATAGAACCAAGTAGTGCAGAAGAGGACGGTGATGATCATGATGATGGTTATGAAAGTGAAGATGAACAATTAGAAACTCAATCAAGAAGGATACCCACATCTTCACTTTCTAGTGGTAAAACAGGATTCCAATTGAATTTCCACGTACAGCCAGTTCATATTGACTAG
- the UPS1 gene encoding Ups1p (similar to Saccharomyces cerevisiae UPS1 (YLR193C); ancestral locus Anc_7.359), which yields MVLVHKNTHIFQHDFRSVSCAFFNRYPNPYSSHVLSIDTLSRRVDTQDGKLYTTRLLKKQGKLPSWTSSLIGRVSDSWIIEYSVIDPKLQKMETYTKNLDHIKILKVEEYTTYYYDSKNRNTVVTSEVKFSSGFHLGIKNKIENWSRSKFDESVKKSRMGMSFVMQKWEEQKSIKLDEETSTI from the coding sequence ATGGTGTTAGTTCATAAGAATACACATATATTCCAACACGATTTTAGATCAGTGTCTTGTGCCTTTTTCAACAGATACCCCAATCCATATTCGAGTCATGTTCTATCTATAGATACGTTATCTCGAAGGGTAGATACTCAAGATGGTAAACTATATACAACAAGATTACTGAAGAAACAGGGGAAACTACCAAGTTGGACGAGTAGTTTGATTGGAAGAGTGAGTGATTCATGgattattgaatattctGTTATCGATCctaaattacaaaaaatggAAACTTATACGAAAAATCTCGATcatattaaaattttaaaagtgGAAGAGTATACTACATATTACTATGATTCCAAAAATCGTAACACAGTGGTAACTAGTGAAGTTAAATTTTCCAGTGGATTCCATTTGGggattaaaaataaaatagagAATTGGTCACGTTctaaatttgatgaaagtGTTAAGAAAAGTAGAATGGGTATGTCATTTGTAATGCAAAAATGGGAAGAGCAAAAAAGTATAAAATTGGATGAGGAAACAAGTACCATATAG
- the HCR1 gene encoding translation initiation factor eIF3 core subunit j (similar to Saccharomyces cerevisiae HCR1 (YLR192C); ancestral locus Anc_7.363): MSWDDEAVTGSMGMDDEEVLLESWDAEEEPIMESWDAEVVPKEETKPKSKASTSGTKNKNGKKSKETTPGIALDALDPKMRRELLKKAELESDLSNAADLLGSLDLAEEHPRARQLKEQQEAALLMMSQPVLTKETEFDVHPLFQAETKKDYQDLRKALSKSIVKMHDKSPLNYSSSLAIDLIRDVAKPMSIESIRQTVATLNVLIKEKEKEERQARLARVRGGTATGGAGKKKAKVKTNLGGAFKKDQDFDLDDMNYDNFGDDDFM, translated from the coding sequence ATGTCTTGGGATGATGAAGCTGTCACTGGGTCCATGGGTatggatgatgaagaagttcTATTAGAATCTTGGGATGCCGAGGAAGAACCAATCATGGAATCGTGGGATGCTGAAGTGGTGccaaaagaagaaacaaaaccAAAATCAAAGGCTTCTACTTCGGGTACAAAGAATAAGAATGGTAAAAAGAGTAAGGAAACGACACCCGGTATAGCTCTTGATGCACTTGATCCAAAGATGCGTAgagaattattgaaaaaggCAGAGTTGGAATCTGATTTAAGTAATGCTGCTGATTTATTAGGGTCATTAGATTTAGCTGAAGAGCATCCAAGAGCCCGTCAATTGAAGGAACAACAAGAGGCTGcattattaatgatgaGTCAACCAGTATTAACTAAGGAAACTGAGTTTGATGTTCATCCATTATTCCAAGCTGAAACTAAGAAAGATTATCAAGATTTACGAAAGGCATTATCTAAATCCATTGTTAAGATGCATGATAAATCACCGCTAAattattcttcatcattagcCATTGACTTGATTAGGGATGTAGCTAAACCAATGTCCATTGAGTCAATCAGACAAACTGTTGCCACTTTAAATGTTTTAATTAAGGAAAAGGAGAAAGAAGAACGACAAGCTCGTCTAGCCCGTGTTAGAGGTGGTACAGCAACAGGTGGTGCTGGTAAGAAGAAGGCTAAGGTGAAGACCAATCTTGGTGGTGCATTCAAAAAGGATCAAGATTTTGATCTAGATGATATGAACTACGACAATTTcggtgatgatgatttcatGTAA